The window GCCCTGATACGCGCCGTCGTAGGTGCCGTCGTGGTTCGCCTCCGCGAGCACGAACTGGGCGATGCGTGCCCCGCGTTCGATCTCGACGTCGTGGTGGACCTGCAGGAGTCCCTCGCCTCTCCCCTCGTAGCCGGCGTCCCAGACCGCCGTGTTCAGCATACAGGAGTTCCGCAGGAGCGACGACCGCGGGTAGACGAAGCCGACGTGGCCCTCCGGTACCCGGATCGTCTCGGCGTACTCCACGACGTAGCCCCCTTCGGGCAGGTAGTACGTCGCCGGACCGTCCTCGCGCACTTCCGCCAACTCGACCGGTTGGCGTTCGCCGATCTCCTTGCCCTCGCGGCCGATCCGACCGGGGTCGATCTGTTCGGCGACGCCTGCGACCGTCAGATCGACGCCGTTCGGCTGGATCTGCTCGGACTCGACGGGATCGACCTGCTCTGCGACGAAGTCGCCGGCTCGGAACATACTCCGCAGTGTCCGTGACGCGCGCAAAAGCGTGCCGGATCGCGCCGAACACCGACCGCCGGGACGACTCGCCGCCTGTCGCCTCCGCCACGACAGAAGGGCTATGAACCGGGACCCACAACGCCCGGTATGGCCCGCACGCGCTGGTACATCGCGCTCCTGCTGTTGATCCCGCTGTCGGACGCCCTCCTCCTGGTCGTCCTCTCGCAGTGGATCCAGTGGCCGGTCATCGTCGCGCTGGTCGTCCTGACGGGACTCGTCGGGATGTTGCTGGTCCGCGCCGAAGGACGGGCGACCCTCCGGAGCGTCCAGCGAAAGCTGGCGACCGGCGACCTGCCGACGAACGAACTGATGGACGGCGGGATGCTGATCGCGGCGGGGGCGTTCCTGCTCACGCCGGGACTCGTCACCGACACGCTCGGCTTCCTGCTCGCACTCCCCTTCACGCGCTACCCGATTCGGGAGGTGCTGAAGCGGTTCGTCGTGAAGCCGTACCTCGACAAGAAGGCAGACGGCTTCGTCTCCGGTAACGTCTGGGTCGGCGGCTTCCCGCAGGGTGACGACTTCGAGCAGGGCGGCCCGGCGGGACAGTCGGACTTCGGCGACGACGGCTTCGGTGGCGGTGGCGTCGGCGGGAGTGGTAGCGGCAGTGGCGGCGTCGGCGGGACCGAAGGCTCCGGTGACCGCACGTCACAGTCCGGTGGCTCCGACGACGTGTACGACGTGAACTACCGCGTCGAAGAGGAGTCGAACTGAGCGGATCCCTGCGCGTGGTGGCTCTGCGACGGTCGGTCGCTGGTGGTCAGTCGAGTGCTGGCGGCCGCTCGGGTCGCCAGCGTCGGTCGTGTGGCGTGTGAGCGTGACTCGTTTGCCGAAATAGGTGTTTCGATCCACCCCCGTCGTGAGTCCGAGACGCAAGCGGGATGCCGAAAAGAAACGCTTAACAGTCGTTGCCGAATACGTGGAAATGCGCGGGCCGATAGCTCAGTCAGGTTGAGCGCTCGGCTGATAACCGGGAGGTCCACGGTTCAAATCCGTGTCGGCCCACTCCGATTCTCTCGTGTGTTTCGCTTTCGCAGAATCGTTTCTGGCGGTGTTTCGATCTCTCAGTCTTTGCTCTCACTTCGAGCGCATCCGCGTGATTCTGCTCGACTGCAAGCCGTGATCCGACAGCGGCGAAATTCGGACAGCCGCCGCACAGAAGCAGGACTACGGCAGTTCGTGGTCGAGCAACCGTGTCGTGGAGTGGCGGGCCGGCGAGTGGAACCACCTCGACGGCGTACCGGAACCCGAGGCGGACGGAAGCGCATGACAGCGTAGGCGTCCACCCGGTCCTCCACCGACACCCCCGGCGGCGAATACTACTATACTATTGGTGTCCACCGGGCCGGCGGCGCTGGAAACCCGGTCTCGCCGGGGGCCGGTTTTCGAAGTAGATCGGCGAATCGAGCGAAAACGACGCGAGAGGACTCAGAACGACGATAAACTCGAATATCGACAACAACAGAGCGGCGAACCGACTATGACACTGGCCGACGACGCGCGTTGTGCTGTGGGGCTGGCCGCCTCTCGTCGGGCTGGCGCTGGCCGTGATCGGCGTGGTGATCGATCACGACATGGTGGCCGGAATCGGCCTGCTCGGGTTCTTCACCACGGTCGTCCTCGGCGAGTACACGGTCGAGGCGCTGAACAGGTTCCTGCTGTGGGTCCGGTACTACAGGATGCGATCATGAACGACGAACTGCTGAACGTCGCGGCGGGCGTCCTGCTCGGGATCGGCGCGCTGGCGATCAAGCAAGCGATCTTCCCCGACGTGTCGGGACTCGTCCCCGGCATCGCGTTCGTGATCGGGGCCTACGCGGTCTCGACTCAGACCGACGACTCGTTGTAGGTCTCGATAACCTTTTTTGACAGCAGTTCGACCCGACAGCACGAGTAAGCGAGATCGATATCGTCCATGAAATCAAATTTTAGATCCCGAGCTCACAGATGATAGGGATACGGAGGTGGGGGTGTCGTGCACTTGCTGAAGGATCAACCGTCGAATATTCCGTAGCAGTGGTGCTAAAAGTAGCAACTGAGCTATTCCTCTCGTTTGCGGTATCACTAGTGCTTGTCAATGCGGTCGTATTTTTTGGTGGGATCAGTGAACTAACCTCTCTGAGTAGCGAGCCTATCGGAAATTTGCCCCTCATCGCAGTCACCCTGCTGTTTTACAGACAAGCAATAGCTTGTACGTATATCAACGCCGATATACACAGGGAAATAGAGGAGGATTAACTCCAGACCATGCTGTCAATGTCGTCACGAGCAGATCGAGCTATTTCTTTGGGGATGTCTTGAGCAAGGATAACCAACACTAGGAGTAGGTATGCAATATAGTACCCTAGATTCGCAAATGAGATTCCTACGCCTTTACCGAATTTTCTCTTCGTATATCGACGTGAGTTTCTCCCCACCCAAGCATCTACGACCGGGCCAATGATTGCGATCAGAACTCCAACAATCACGCCTTCTTCACTAAGTCCGGAAATAGCTCCAGAAAGCAGGCTCAACAGGGTGATTTCTGAGATTATCATACCGAACATTATCATCATCAGCCCACCCATGTAGATGATCGCTTCTTTTCGCGTCCAAGATTGCATTCTCTCCGCTACCTCTACTCCCTGGGCGATGTCTTTCTTGCCGGCGTGCCCCATCATGCCAGCTAAAAAGCCCAGAGTTGCGAGCCAAATAAACGGGGAAGCAGAAGGGTCAAGCCGGCCAATGATTATGCCGGCTATGACAGCACTCGGCACTACAAATATAGCCAGGATCATCGCCATCCCGATGTACCCAACAAAGGACTTAATCAGATACCCGATGGTGCCGTCAATCTCTGGATTCGGGTTATCGGTGCTCATCAACTGGCCTTTGAGCGAGAGGAATTGTAAGTCTGTGGTCTGTATTTTTGACCCTATTTATCACGGACTGGCTAACCCGTCCAGAATCAGATCGTTAGATATTCACTGATTTGTCCATTCACCAGGGATACTCTAAACGACCTCCTGAGTCGAACTGCATCCCAACAACCCACATCCACATTCGACACGAATCAACCGGGTCTCGTCGCAACCGAGACCGGTTCACTGTACCCAATGAAAACACGGTAAACCAGTCTCCACACAGCATGTCTGCTCCACGAACTATCCAGTGACTATTCCACCGACATCACCGAGATACGGCTGTTTCAGAACCTGAAACTGACCAACCACTATTAGTATCTTGTGGCCGATAGGTCGAGGTAGACACCCCAATGTCCTCCACTGCCGGGTCGGGCGACAACAGGGCGATCTCGCCGGTGATCGGGGTCGTGCTGATGGTCGCCATCGTCGTCGCCCTCGCCAGCATCTTCGGAGCCATCGCGCTCGGCTTCGAGGACAAGTTGCAGGAACCGGCCCCCGCAGGAGCGTACGAACGCGCCTACACCGCCAGCGGCGAGGGGAACACCGACGACCGGCCGTTCGTCGTCATCACCCACCAGTTCGGGCAGTCGGCCGACGCGAGCAACATCCGGATCCAGGACGACGCCGGCAACTCGATCTACTGGGAGGACGTGTGGACCGGCGGCCCGGTCGTGAAGGTCGGCGAGTCGGTCCACATCGACGGCTTCGGGAGCGACTCCGTCCTGAACCCGATCTGTGACGCCGGCCAGACCTACTGGATCATCTGGGAGGACGACGACGGCGACGCGCTGACCGTCCAGAAGTGGACCGTCCCACGCGATCCGCGCCTGCCGCCGGGGTCCCCGTCCGACAGCGACGGTGACGGCATCCCGAACTGGTGTTGAGGCCCCTTTTGTCGCGCCGAGTCGCCGGACTCGTTCGACGTCACAGGCCACCCCGAGCACAACGGGGTCGTGTCGCTCTCGACGGTACGCACCGAGCAGGCGAACGAAGGTCGGGCGGGCGGCGGCCTCCCTGCCGAACCACGGGAGACCGCGAGAATCGACGTCGGCGATAGTGGAGACTCGTCCGCGAGGCGCTGTCCGATTTCGTCGACCGATCCGGCTCTCTCCCGGCCATCGTCGCCGGTGAGTGCCGCGGCCTCGAAGTCGCTACGGTCCCGCCGGAGGAGCACCCCCGCCAGTCACTCGGCGTCGCCGAACAGTTCGTCGAACAGCGCCGCAACCCGCGCCTCGACGTCGTCTCGAATCGCCCGTACCGCCTCCAGTGGCCGGCCGTCCGGGTCGTCGAGCGCCCAGTCGCGGGCGTCACCGCGCCACGTCGCAGGACAGATACCCTCTGCCGAACAGCCCATCGTCAACACCACGTCCACGTCGAGCAGTTCCTCGCGGCCGATTTCGCGGGGCGTCCGGTCGGCGACCGAGATGCCGACCTCCTCCAGGACGGTCACGACCTCCTCGTGAACGTGGTCCGCGGGGTCGGTGCCGCCGGTCCTGACGTCGATCCGGTCGCCGAGTGCTCGGCGGTCGCGTTCCCGTTCGGCGAACGCGGCCGCCATCTGACTCCGCCCCGCGTTCTGGACGCAGACGAACGCGACCGTGATCGGGTCGTCGGCTGTGCCGGTCGGCAGGTCGGCCGTCGTGGTGTCTGCCATCGTCTCGCAGTATCCGACCGGCGGAGATAACCGTTCCTCTCCCGCCGACCGTTTCAAATACCAGACGACTCTACGAGACGTATGGACCTGTCCAGCCTCGGGAGCGAGGGTCCCCTGTTCAAAGCCCGCGAGACAGTCCGCATCTTCCTCGACCGGCGGCCGCCGATCCGCGACCTCCTGGCGAGTCGCTCTCCCACGTTCGATCGACTACACGCGGTCGTCCCCTCGACCGCGACGACCGGCGAGGCGGTCGACCTGACGGTACAGGCGTGGGACGAGTACGAGCGCCTGCTCGACGACTTCGACGGGACGGTCTCGGTGACGGCGACCGACCCCGACGCCTCGGTGCCAGCGACGGTCCGGTTCGACGCCTACAACGGCGGGGTCCGCACCGAGACCGGCCTGTGCTTCGAGACGCCCGGTACGCACTACCTGACGCTGACGAACGAGCAGACCGGCGAGTCGTTCCACAGCAACCCGATCCGCGTCTTCGCGGACGAACCCGACTTTCGGCTCTACTGGGGCGACATCCACCTGCACTCGATCCTCTCTGACGGCGTCGGGTCGATGGCGAAGGGCTACCGGTTCGGTCGTGACGTGATGGACCTCGACGTGGCCGCGTTCACCGACCACGACACGATGGGCTTCTTCATCCCGCCGTCGCTCCAGCGCAAGCGGATGCACGACGGCCTGTTCGACCGGATGAAGCGAACGACCGAGGAGTTCCACGAGGACGGCGAGTTCGTCACGCTGTTCGGCTACGAGTGGACGAAACAGCCCAACGTCGGCGGCCACATCAACGTCTACTTCGACGACACCCAGTCGGCGGAACTGTTCGACTCCCACGACCCCGAGACGGACACCTACGAGAAGCTCTGGGCGCGCCTGCGCGAGTGGAACGACGCCCACGAGACGGACGTCGTCTCCATCCCGCACCACCCGGCCGAGGCGATGTACCCCTTCGACTTCTCCGAGATGGCGTACGACGACGAGATGGCCCCCCTCGTCGAGGTGTACTCCCAGTGGGGCTCCAGCGAGCGACCGGGCAGCGACGGGAACCAGTACCCACTGGAGATGGGGCAAGGGGAGATGAACGAACCGGGCCACTACGTGCAGGACGCCCTCCAGATGGGCTACCGCGTCGGGATGAACGCCTCGGCCGACTACCACGGCCCGCATCCGGGCCACTCGCTGATCCACGCGAAGCCACACCTTCCCTCCCTCTCGGAGTGGCTGGAGGACGGCCTCGGCTGGGGGCTGATCTGGCGCGTCTGGAACGAGCGCTCGTACCCCGGCGGTCTGCACGCCTTCTACGCCCCCGAGTTGACCCGCGAGGCCATCTTCGACAGTCTCCAGTCCCGGCGGGTGTACGGCACGACCCAGCCACACCGCATCGTCGTCGACTTCCGGATCGACGACCAGCGTGTCGGCGAGGCGGACAGCGAGGTGTCGATTCCCGAGGCCGACGCCGCCCGCGAGGTGACCGTCGAGGCGGCCGGGACCGCGCCCATCGAGCGCGTCGAACTGGTCAAGAACAACGCGGTCTGGCACGAGTACGCGGGCACCGACGACCCGGACGCCGACCTCGACAGCTACACCGCCGACCTGTCGTGGACCGACGACGCGCCGGTCGAGGGGATGCGCTGGGACGAGGAGCGCGGGACCGACGACGACACCTACTACGTCCGCCTGACGCAGGCCGACGGTGGGATGGCGTGGGCCGGCCCGATCTGGGTCACGGTCGCGGACGCAGACGACTGAGACGCGAGAGTGTTCGCGGTGACCGACTACCTCGGTGCCGACACCACGGCGGTCCCGTCGTCGGCTTCCGCCACGCTCACCTCGAATCCGAACGCGCGGATCGTCTCGCAGTTCGTCCGGACGTGGTCGGTGACACGCGGGACGCGAACCGCGCCGCCGGCGAGCGCAAGCGGGACCAGCAGTTGATCGGCGAGGTGTGTGTCGACCGGCGGGGCGTGGGCACGTTCGGGTCCCCCGTCGAGCCACGCCAGCAGTGGCTCCACGGCACGTTCGGCGATCTGTTCTGCGGGGACGCCCTTCTCCCCGAGTGCGTCGAACCCCGCCCGCCCCGGCGCACAGTCGGCGACGACCGCGATCGCGGAACCGGGCGATGCGGTCTCGTCGTAGCCGATTCGGGGCTCGGCGACCGCGAGGTCGGGAGCGCTCTCGCCCAGCGCCTCGACTGCGGTGTCGGCCTGTCGCTCCGCGACTTCGGGGTCGGCCAGCGACTCGCTGGCGACCGAGTAGACTGCCACGGAGTCGACCGGGCCGCGGTCGGTCAGGTCGAGCGGGCTGGGGTCGCTCGGGTGGACGGTCAGCGTCGCCTCGCCGCCGCCGGCGGGGTAGAAGCCGCGCCGGGCGACAGACAGGTCGGCGTCGAGACCGTGCTCGGCAAGCAGCGGGAGTTTCGCGTGCCGGAGGAAGTCGGCTGTCGGCGACCACGCCACGTCGGTCCCGCCGTGGGCGGTGACGGTCAGCGACTCGTCCAGCGCGACCGCGAGTGGGAGGACGACGTCGAACAGCAGGGTGACGCTCCCGGCCGTCTGGAGGTCGATCTCGACCGGGTCGCTGGCGACCGTCTCGGGGGCGAACTCGACCGCTGTCGTGCCGACGTCGTCGCCCGTCACGTCGGCGTCGCCGATCTCACCGGCGAGTCGGACCGCGCCCCGGTGCTGGTGTTTCAGGCCGGGGTTCGGGCGGTTGGCGCGCACGTCGGTCATCCGGAAGGCCTCGCCGGTGACGAGCGACAGGGAGAGGGCGGTTCTGAGTTGCTGGCCGCCGCCGGCCGCGCCGTCGAGTTCGAGCATGGGGTGGTGGTTCGTGGCCCCGAGTCGTAGGTGTACGGGTACGGAGAGATCGGTGGATACGCCGGATAGAACACTGCCGAATCGGTCTTCGAGGTGGAGTCGGTCGAATCGGTCGCAGACGGCGAGCGGTGAAAGCCCCCGGTCTCTCGACCCGCCGCGTCTGGTGAGACCTCCGGTCTCGCCCTGTCACCGGCGCGGCGCGCCGGTTTCCAGCGGGACCTCCGGTCCCGCCCGGCTTTCGTCGTCGGGGCGGGATCGAGATTCTGGAGAGCGAAGCTCTCCAACGTCTCGTTCACTTCGTTCACGAGACCGCCGGCCCCTTTCGGTCCCACCCGAGTGTGCGAACGCTCACGTCGCTACTAGTCGTCACCCGGCGAATCGTCTGTCGATTGGGAACCCAGCAATCGCAGTACGCCCCGAACCTCCCCGACTGCCGACGACGCGACCCGCGAGCAGATCCTCACGGTGTTCGGACACTGCTCGGTGCCGGTCGTCGACGGGTCGCGTCCTGTCGGGGTCTTGGCTGTCGTCGGCTGTTCGGGTGACGAGTGTGGCGTGCGCTTCCCCTCAGAGTCCGGCGCGCGCGTCGTGGTCGCGCGCGATGGAGGCGAACGCGGGCGGTGCGGAGAGCGTTCGCCGAGGCTGGGGCGGTCGAGGTGCGGTGCGGTCGCGGTTCCGCTGGGAGGTGCGCTACTAACAGTAGCGGTGCTGTCGCGGTCTGCTGTGCTGTTCGCGGTCGCTGTTGCCGTGCTGTCGTGATTCGCAGTGCTGTCGCTGTCTGCTGTGCCGTCGGAGTTGCGGTTCCAGTGGTGTCGCGGTCGTCTCGCTCAACCCCCTTACAGTCCCACCTCGGTTCACCCGCTCCTCGCGTCGAACGAACGCACTTATCCACTCCCGCACCCCACCACCGATATGGACTGCCGGCGGTGTCACACCCCCCTCGACAAACCGGGCGACTACTGCCTGGTCTGTGACACCGCAAACGCCGACGCCGTCGTCGCCGACTTCGCCCGGGACCGCGCCGACCTGACGATGCTCCACGAGGACGAGGTGGTCGGCGAGACGACGATCACCACGGTCCCCGACGACGGCGAGGAGACCGGCGTGATCGAACTGCGGAACTACGCCGGCAGAGTCGCCGACGAGATCAGGCGCAAGCGCCCCGAGGTCGTGTACGCCGCCGGGGACCGCGACGCCCTGCGGGAGACCCGCGCGCAACTGCACTACGAGTTCTACCGCGTCACCGGCGAGGACCTCGTCCAGTCGGTGCTCGAACGCCGGGGGGAACGCGCGCTCGCGGTCGTCGAGACGCCACCGCGCGAGAAGATCGGCGGGAGCCACTCCACCGTCATCGGCGACCGGAAGGGTCGGCGGGCGATCAGCACCGTCGCCGGCCACCCGCACGTGAAGAAGATCGTCCCCGGCCCCATCGACGCCGGCGGAAAAAGCTCGCAGTCGGGCCTCCGGGCGAAGGTGACCCGCGCGGACGACAACGGGAACGTGCGACTCCTCCTGCGGGACGGTTCCAGCGTGCAGGAGAACCGCGTGGTGACGACCGCGATGAACCGCGAGACGGGCGAGCGCGTCCGTGACGACCTGAACGAGGCGCTGCGCGAGGCCGAACTGCAGTAACCTCGACTCGTAGCCTTTTTGAGTGCGCCGACGGTACGAGACGGTACTATGGCCGAGAAGAAGGCACGCACTGTCGGGAGCGCGGGACGGTTCGGCGCACGATACGGGCGCGTCGCCCGCAAGCGCGTCTCCGACATCGAGGCGGACACGAACAACGCGAAGGTCGACGGTGACTCCGTCAAGCGAATCGGCACCGGCATGTGGAAGAACGAGGAGACCGGCGAGGTCTTCACCGGCGGGGCCTACCGCCCGCAGACCCCCGGTGGCAAGCAGGTTCGCCGGTCGATCCGTGCGGCACTCTCCGGCGACGACGAATGAGCTACAAGTGCTCCCGCTGTAAGCGCGACGTCGAACTCGACGAGTACGGCGGCGTGCGCTGTCCGTACTGCGGCCACCGCGTCCTGCTGAAGGAACGGTCCCGCGACGTGAAGGAAGTTGACGTGGAGTAGCGGCGACCCTCCCCACGACTGCCACCTCTCCGTTTCGCTGTCCGACGAGCGACGCGCACGCCTCGTCGAACGCGCCCTCGCGGTCGAGGTCGGCGAGATCGACGACGCCCGGTCCAGCGCCACGGTCGCCCGCGAGGCCGACACGGTCTCGGTCCACGTCGCCGCCGCCGACCTCGTGGCGCTCCGCGCCGGCGTGAACACCTGGACGCGCTTTCTCGACACCGCCGAGCAGATGCTCGCGGTCGCCGACGACGCCTGACGACGGGCCGACCTCGAGTACGACCGACGACCGACTCGACCAGTACTTCTACAGACGACACACTCGCCAGTCGACCGGGCTGGCGCGACACCTCGGCGGCGTGGGGCCGCCTCGGGCGACACCTCGGCGGCGTAGGGCCGCCTCGGAAGACGCCGCCAGTCGCAGGAGGCCCACACGCTGACCCGACCGGCCCACCGAGCGTTGCACGGTGGGTCGCAGATTCACCGGGTGGGACTGAACGGGGCCGAGAGCGCGGGGGCTTTCACCGCTCGTCGTCTGCGACCGATTCGACAACACCCGCGCCGGAAGTCGCCCCGCACCGCTCGCCGTCCACGTCGAACTCGATACCGTTCACGAATATACGAA of the Salinirubrum litoreum genome contains:
- a CDS encoding deoxyuridine 5'-triphosphate nucleotidohydrolase codes for the protein MRSMFRAGDFVAEQVDPVESEQIQPNGVDLTVAGVAEQIDPGRIGREGKEIGERQPVELAEVREDGPATYYLPEGGYVVEYAETIRVPEGHVGFVYPRSSLLRNSCMLNTAVWDAGYEGRGEGLLQVHHDVEIERGARIAQFVLAEANHDGTYDGAYQGERLDEFLPDA
- a CDS encoding FxsA family protein — encoded protein: MARTRWYIALLLLIPLSDALLLVVLSQWIQWPVIVALVVLTGLVGMLLVRAEGRATLRSVQRKLATGDLPTNELMDGGMLIAAGAFLLTPGLVTDTLGFLLALPFTRYPIREVLKRFVVKPYLDKKADGFVSGNVWVGGFPQGDDFEQGGPAGQSDFGDDGFGGGGVGGSGSGSGGVGGTEGSGDRTSQSGGSDDVYDVNYRVEEESN
- a CDS encoding type IV pilin yields the protein MSSTAGSGDNRAISPVIGVVLMVAIVVALASIFGAIALGFEDKLQEPAPAGAYERAYTASGEGNTDDRPFVVITHQFGQSADASNIRIQDDAGNSIYWEDVWTGGPVVKVGESVHIDGFGSDSVLNPICDAGQTYWIIWEDDDGDALTVQKWTVPRDPRLPPGSPSDSDGDGIPNWC
- a CDS encoding low molecular weight phosphatase family protein; protein product: MADTTTADLPTGTADDPITVAFVCVQNAGRSQMAAAFAERERDRRALGDRIDVRTGGTDPADHVHEEVVTVLEEVGISVADRTPREIGREELLDVDVVLTMGCSAEGICPATWRGDARDWALDDPDGRPLEAVRAIRDDVEARVAALFDELFGDAE
- a CDS encoding DUF3604 domain-containing protein codes for the protein MDLSSLGSEGPLFKARETVRIFLDRRPPIRDLLASRSPTFDRLHAVVPSTATTGEAVDLTVQAWDEYERLLDDFDGTVSVTATDPDASVPATVRFDAYNGGVRTETGLCFETPGTHYLTLTNEQTGESFHSNPIRVFADEPDFRLYWGDIHLHSILSDGVGSMAKGYRFGRDVMDLDVAAFTDHDTMGFFIPPSLQRKRMHDGLFDRMKRTTEEFHEDGEFVTLFGYEWTKQPNVGGHINVYFDDTQSAELFDSHDPETDTYEKLWARLREWNDAHETDVVSIPHHPAEAMYPFDFSEMAYDDEMAPLVEVYSQWGSSERPGSDGNQYPLEMGQGEMNEPGHYVQDALQMGYRVGMNASADYHGPHPGHSLIHAKPHLPSLSEWLEDGLGWGLIWRVWNERSYPGGLHAFYAPELTREAIFDSLQSRRVYGTTQPHRIVVDFRIDDQRVGEADSEVSIPEADAAREVTVEAAGTAPIERVELVKNNAVWHEYAGTDDPDADLDSYTADLSWTDDAPVEGMRWDEERGTDDDTYYVRLTQADGGMAWAGPIWVTVADADD
- the rtcA gene encoding RNA 3'-terminal phosphate cyclase produces the protein MLELDGAAGGGQQLRTALSLSLVTGEAFRMTDVRANRPNPGLKHQHRGAVRLAGEIGDADVTGDDVGTTAVEFAPETVASDPVEIDLQTAGSVTLLFDVVLPLAVALDESLTVTAHGGTDVAWSPTADFLRHAKLPLLAEHGLDADLSVARRGFYPAGGGEATLTVHPSDPSPLDLTDRGPVDSVAVYSVASESLADPEVAERQADTAVEALGESAPDLAVAEPRIGYDETASPGSAIAVVADCAPGRAGFDALGEKGVPAEQIAERAVEPLLAWLDGGPERAHAPPVDTHLADQLLVPLALAGGAVRVPRVTDHVRTNCETIRAFGFEVSVAEADDGTAVVSAPR
- a CDS encoding DUF2103 domain-containing protein — its product is MDCRRCHTPLDKPGDYCLVCDTANADAVVADFARDRADLTMLHEDEVVGETTITTVPDDGEETGVIELRNYAGRVADEIRRKRPEVVYAAGDRDALRETRAQLHYEFYRVTGEDLVQSVLERRGERALAVVETPPREKIGGSHSTVIGDRKGRRAISTVAGHPHVKKIVPGPIDAGGKSSQSGLRAKVTRADDNGNVRLLLRDGSSVQENRVVTTAMNRETGERVRDDLNEALREAELQ
- a CDS encoding 50S ribosomal protein L37ae; amino-acid sequence: MAEKKARTVGSAGRFGARYGRVARKRVSDIEADTNNAKVDGDSVKRIGTGMWKNEETGEVFTGGAYRPQTPGGKQVRRSIRAALSGDDE
- a CDS encoding DNA-directed RNA polymerase subunit P, with the protein product MSYKCSRCKRDVELDEYGGVRCPYCGHRVLLKERSRDVKEVDVE
- a CDS encoding KEOPS complex subunit Pcc1, which gives rise to MTWSSGDPPHDCHLSVSLSDERRARLVERALAVEVGEIDDARSSATVAREADTVSVHVAAADLVALRAGVNTWTRFLDTAEQMLAVADDA